Proteins found in one Lutimonas zeaxanthinifaciens genomic segment:
- the moaA gene encoding GTP 3',8-cyclase MoaA, with product MNQLIDQYGRKITYLRLAVTDRCNLRCQYCMPAKGIDIVDRKELLTYKEMYRITRVLSELGVDKVRLTGGEPFVRKDFINFLESLSFNDKLKEINITTNGALISNYIDRLEKINVKSVNLSIDSLNREKFFQITRRDVFDKVKQTFEDLLRSKVNLKLNVVVQSGVNTNEIIDFVELTKNNTVSVRFIEEMPFNGKGIRKVDELWDFTKILDHIKSDYQSIQPLKSNPSSTSRNFKIETYKGSFGIIPAFTRSICNDCNRIRITATGLFKNCLFDDGVFNLKDFLRKGASDEDLKNLFISTVQKKPENGFVAEANRKGNNVSESMSTIGG from the coding sequence ATGAATCAATTAATTGATCAATACGGACGAAAAATAACTTATCTGAGGTTAGCTGTGACAGACAGGTGTAATCTACGATGTCAATACTGCATGCCTGCAAAGGGTATCGATATTGTTGACCGCAAAGAATTATTGACCTACAAAGAAATGTATCGAATTACCCGGGTTTTAAGTGAGCTTGGCGTAGACAAGGTACGGTTAACCGGGGGAGAACCCTTTGTGCGAAAAGATTTTATTAATTTTCTGGAGTCCCTATCCTTCAATGATAAATTAAAGGAAATCAACATCACTACAAATGGGGCACTGATATCAAATTATATAGATCGGCTTGAAAAAATTAATGTCAAATCGGTTAATTTGAGTATTGACAGTTTAAACAGGGAAAAGTTTTTCCAGATTACGCGTCGGGATGTTTTTGATAAAGTGAAACAAACTTTTGAGGATCTGTTGAGGAGCAAGGTAAATTTAAAGCTTAATGTAGTTGTGCAATCCGGAGTGAATACAAATGAAATTATTGATTTTGTCGAGCTTACGAAGAATAATACGGTTTCAGTCCGGTTTATAGAGGAAATGCCTTTTAACGGTAAAGGGATAAGGAAAGTGGATGAACTTTGGGATTTTACAAAAATTCTAGATCACATCAAATCAGATTATCAAAGTATCCAACCTCTGAAATCTAATCCTTCTTCAACTTCCAGGAATTTCAAAATTGAAACTTATAAGGGGTCCTTTGGCATTATTCCCGCATTTACACGAAGTATCTGTAACGATTGCAACAGAATAAGAATTACCGCTACAGGCCTGTTCAAAAATTGCTTGTTTGACGACGGAGTTTTTAACCTAAAAGATTTTTTACGAAAGGGAGCGTCCGATGAAGACCTTAAGAATCTTTTTATTTCGACCGTTCAAAAGAAACCTGAAAATGGTTTTGTGGCAGAAGCGAATAGAAAAGGTAATAATGTTTCTGAAAGTATGTCAACTATTGGAGGATAA
- a CDS encoding DUF6691 family protein, translating to MKFIKYLLVGILFGITLSKAEVISWFRIYEMFKLQSFHMYGVIGSAVAIGIVLIYLFKKESIKSLYGNPITVEPKKKGISRNLLGGIIFGLGWALGGACPGPMYILVGKGVISILVVLFGAHLGAFLYHALKHRLPH from the coding sequence ATGAAATTTATTAAATATTTGTTGGTAGGAATTTTATTCGGAATTACCCTGAGCAAGGCTGAAGTTATTTCATGGTTCCGAATTTATGAAATGTTCAAACTACAGTCTTTTCATATGTATGGGGTGATTGGATCAGCCGTGGCCATAGGTATCGTGTTGATCTACTTGTTTAAAAAAGAGTCGATTAAATCCCTTTATGGAAATCCTATAACAGTTGAGCCAAAGAAAAAAGGTATTTCAAGAAACCTGTTGGGAGGAATTATTTTCGGATTGGGTTGGGCCTTGGGTGGTGCATGCCCCGGACCTATGTACATTCTTGTAGGAAAAGGTGTGATTTCTATCCTGGTTGTACTTTTCGGTGCACATCTTGGGGCATTTCTTTACCATGCCTTAAAACACCGTCTTCCTCACTAA
- a CDS encoding YeeE/YedE family protein — translation MDFILQPWPWYVAGPIIAFCMFLMFFFGKKFGVSSNLESVCAMGGAGKFVDFFRFDWKKNWWNLTFVVGLIFGGFIADQWLTPDDTVALNPDTVVALSEIGIQNAGSTYLPDEIFSLDALLTVKGFLILIVAGILVGFGSRYAGGCTSGHGIVGLSSLSMESFIAVGGFFIGGLIMTWLILPYIF, via the coding sequence ATGGATTTTATTTTACAACCATGGCCATGGTATGTAGCTGGTCCCATCATCGCATTTTGTATGTTTCTGATGTTCTTTTTCGGGAAGAAATTTGGTGTTTCTTCAAATCTCGAAAGTGTATGTGCAATGGGAGGAGCCGGGAAATTTGTCGATTTCTTTAGGTTCGACTGGAAAAAAAATTGGTGGAACCTGACCTTTGTTGTCGGACTTATCTTTGGCGGTTTTATAGCAGATCAATGGCTTACCCCAGATGATACCGTAGCATTAAATCCGGACACGGTAGTTGCGCTATCTGAAATTGGAATTCAAAATGCCGGATCAACTTACCTGCCTGATGAAATATTTAGTTTGGATGCCTTGTTAACCGTCAAAGGATTCCTGATCTTGATTGTTGCCGGTATTCTGGTGGGATTTGGATCAAGATATGCTGGAGGATGTACCTCAGGACATGGAATCGTAGGTTTAAGCAGTCTCTCCATGGAGTCCTTCATTGCTGTGGGAGGATTTTTTATAGGAGGTTTGATCATGACCTGGCTAATTTTACCTTACATTTTTTAA
- a CDS encoding Crp/Fnr family transcriptional regulator, with protein MIREKLEEYYNVVFEPELLDEIAKVGTYKKVKENDLLLDIGDTFHQIPLILTGAIKISRETKKGEEIVLYFLERGDTCTITFGSGLQSHKSKVRGVAEKDSELIFIPVEKLEEWMVKYASWRSFVIDSYDIRLNEMLEAIDTLAFLKMDERLFKYLVDKVQIMRSTELTTTHQEIAVDLNTSRVVVSRLLKQLENEGRIKLFRNKIEVLDF; from the coding sequence ATGATCAGAGAGAAACTGGAAGAATATTACAATGTGGTTTTCGAACCGGAATTATTGGATGAAATAGCGAAAGTCGGAACCTACAAAAAGGTCAAGGAAAATGATTTACTTCTCGATATAGGTGACACCTTTCATCAGATTCCTTTAATTCTTACAGGAGCGATCAAGATCAGCAGAGAAACCAAAAAAGGGGAGGAAATTGTACTTTATTTTTTGGAACGTGGAGATACTTGTACAATAACCTTTGGCAGTGGCCTTCAAAGTCATAAAAGTAAAGTAAGGGGAGTTGCAGAAAAAGATTCTGAATTGATTTTTATACCGGTAGAAAAGCTGGAAGAATGGATGGTTAAATACGCTTCATGGAGAAGTTTTGTAATTGACAGCTATGATATACGTCTAAACGAAATGCTGGAAGCCATTGACACCTTGGCATTTTTGAAAATGGACGAACGTCTGTTCAAGTATCTTGTCGATAAAGTTCAGATTATGAGAAGTACCGAATTGACTACGACTCATCAGGAAATTGCTGTAGATCTGAATACTTCCAGGGTTGTAGTTTCCAGGCTGCTTAAACAGCTTGAAAATGAGGGTAGAATCAAATTGTTTCGAAATAAAATAGAAGTGCTGGATTTTTAG
- a CDS encoding 3-deoxy-D-manno-octulosonic acid transferase, protein MSYLYNFAIFIIGIAVRIVAVFNGKMSLFVKGRKETFSTLAKGITLEDKTIWMHCASLGEFEQGRPVIESLKKSLPGYQIVLSFFSPSGYEIQKKYDGADVVVYLPLDSKANAKKFIQLVNPSIALFVKYEFWPNILKELKSHKIETILVSGIFRKDQLFFKPYGGWMRQSLKAFTHFFVQNEESRKLLNQIEFRNVVVSGDTRFDRVSNILEQNNQLKFLENFVKDRIVIVAGSTWSKDEKFLTKFMNENQKETIRLIVAPHNIVPKEILRLKESFNCKTSLYSEGEISADSKVFIADTVGILTKIYSYAHIAYIGGGFDKDGVHNVLEPAVFGIPLLIGPEFEKFEEAKDLVNLGGCLVAKDESGFIRTLNLLVEDGLRREKTGDITKSYIKNHIGATEIISSYILKKLK, encoded by the coding sequence ATGAGTTACCTCTATAATTTCGCGATTTTCATCATAGGAATTGCTGTCCGAATAGTGGCCGTATTCAACGGTAAAATGAGCCTCTTCGTCAAAGGGAGAAAGGAGACATTTTCGACTCTTGCCAAAGGAATAACTCTTGAGGATAAAACCATCTGGATGCATTGTGCCTCACTCGGTGAGTTTGAGCAAGGCAGGCCCGTCATTGAAAGTCTCAAAAAGTCCCTGCCGGGATATCAAATTGTACTTTCTTTTTTTTCTCCTTCAGGATACGAAATTCAAAAAAAGTATGATGGAGCTGATGTAGTGGTATATCTTCCCCTTGACTCAAAGGCAAACGCTAAAAAATTTATTCAATTAGTAAATCCAAGTATAGCGCTCTTCGTTAAGTATGAATTCTGGCCCAATATATTAAAGGAATTAAAGTCTCATAAAATTGAAACTATACTTGTTTCAGGGATCTTTAGAAAGGATCAATTGTTTTTTAAGCCTTATGGTGGCTGGATGAGGCAATCCTTAAAAGCTTTCACTCATTTTTTTGTTCAGAATGAAGAATCCAGGAAATTGCTCAATCAAATTGAATTTAGAAATGTTGTCGTAAGTGGAGATACACGATTCGACAGGGTTTCCAATATCTTAGAGCAGAATAATCAATTGAAATTTCTTGAAAATTTTGTAAAAGATCGAATTGTAATTGTTGCCGGAAGTACCTGGTCGAAGGATGAAAAATTTTTGACAAAATTTATGAATGAAAATCAAAAAGAAACCATTCGTCTGATTGTAGCACCTCATAATATCGTTCCAAAAGAAATCCTCAGGTTAAAAGAATCCTTTAATTGTAAAACAAGCTTGTATTCGGAAGGTGAAATTTCAGCTGACTCGAAAGTTTTTATTGCCGACACCGTTGGTATTTTGACAAAAATTTACAGTTACGCCCATATCGCTTATATTGGAGGAGGTTTCGATAAGGATGGGGTACATAACGTCCTGGAACCGGCAGTATTTGGGATTCCATTGCTCATTGGACCGGAATTTGAAAAATTCGAAGAAGCCAAAGATTTAGTCAACCTGGGAGGATGTCTCGTTGCAAAGGATGAATCTGGTTTTATAAGAACCTTAAACCTTCTTGTTGAAGACGGGCTCCGAAGGGAAAAAACAGGTGATATCACAAAATCATACATTAAGAATCACATAGGAGCAACTGAAATTATTAGTAGTTATATCTTAAAAAAACTCAAATAA
- a CDS encoding DegT/DnrJ/EryC1/StrS family aminotransferase gives MKKIQMVDLQSQYQKIQPEIDAAISEVVASAAFINGPEVKKFQSDLESYLNVKHVIPCANGTDALQIAMMGLGLEQGDEVITADFTFAATVEVIALLKLTPVLVDVDPNSFNIDLEALQKAITPKTKAIVPVHLFGQCANMEAILKIAKEHNLYVIEDTAQAIGADYTFSDGSTKKAGTIGDVGTTSFFPSKNLGCYGDGGAIFTNDDDLAHTLRGIVNHGMYKRYYHDVVGVNSRLDSVQAAVLRLKLPHLDNYCSERRKAAKYYNQGFRSNPNIVTPVTEKCGEICDTCNCHVFHQYTLKITNGKRDALHQHLVDKGIPNAIYYPVALHKQKAYQDERYKEEDFEVTNELVKNVISLPMHTELEKEQQDLIINTILDFIQ, from the coding sequence ATGAAGAAAATTCAAATGGTTGACCTGCAAAGTCAATATCAGAAAATCCAGCCCGAAATTGATGCTGCCATTAGTGAAGTAGTAGCTTCTGCTGCGTTCATCAATGGGCCTGAAGTAAAAAAATTTCAATCGGATCTGGAGTCATACCTGAATGTGAAACATGTTATTCCATGCGCCAACGGAACTGATGCCCTGCAAATTGCAATGATGGGGTTGGGATTGGAGCAGGGGGATGAGGTAATTACAGCTGATTTTACTTTTGCTGCAACTGTTGAGGTAATTGCCTTATTAAAGTTAACCCCAGTTTTGGTGGATGTTGACCCAAACTCCTTTAATATAGATCTCGAGGCACTTCAAAAGGCGATAACTCCTAAGACTAAAGCGATAGTCCCTGTTCATCTTTTCGGACAATGTGCAAATATGGAGGCTATTTTAAAAATAGCCAAAGAACATAATTTATATGTGATTGAAGATACGGCTCAGGCGATTGGAGCTGACTACACATTTAGTGATGGAAGCACAAAAAAAGCAGGTACCATTGGAGACGTTGGTACCACTTCTTTTTTCCCCTCGAAAAATTTAGGTTGCTACGGTGACGGAGGAGCGATTTTTACGAATGACGATGATCTCGCTCACACCTTGCGAGGGATTGTCAACCACGGTATGTATAAACGATACTACCATGACGTGGTTGGGGTGAATTCTAGATTAGACAGTGTTCAGGCGGCGGTGCTTAGATTGAAACTCCCTCATCTGGACAATTACTGTAGTGAAAGAAGAAAGGCGGCAAAATACTACAATCAGGGTTTTAGAAGCAATCCTAACATAGTTACCCCGGTTACTGAAAAATGTGGCGAGATCTGTGACACCTGTAATTGTCATGTTTTTCATCAATACACGTTGAAAATTACAAACGGGAAAAGAGATGCCTTGCACCAGCACTTGGTTGATAAAGGAATCCCTAATGCGATTTATTACCCTGTTGCCTTGCATAAACAAAAGGCATATCAGGATGAAAGATATAAGGAAGAGGATTTTGAAGTAACCAATGAACTTGTTAAAAACGTGATCTCATTGCCAATGCATACTGAACTCGAAAAGGAGCAACAGGATTTGATCATAAATACAATTTTGGATTTTATTCAGTAA
- the galE gene encoding UDP-glucose 4-epimerase GalE has product MKKNKILVTGGLGFIGSHTVVELLKEGYEVVIIDDLSNTRMEVLEGIKAISGVGPEFVKLDLKEKEKVRAFFKEHSIDGVIHFAASKAVGESVEEPLKYYENNIATLVYLLQSMAENKVSNFIFSSSCTVYGQADELPITENAPVKKAESPYGNTKQIGEEIIQDTTKVMDLKAIALRYFNPIGAHESAHIGELPLGVPQNLIPFVTQTAAGIRKELSVFGDDYPTQDGTAVRDYIHVVDLAQAHICALQRLLEGKNQAKMEFFNVGTGKGSSVLEVIKAFEEANGTKVNYKIADRREGDITAAYADTELANKELGWHAKLGLKDALSSAWKWQLKQ; this is encoded by the coding sequence ATGAAAAAAAATAAGATTTTAGTAACAGGAGGACTTGGATTTATTGGCTCTCACACCGTAGTAGAATTGTTGAAAGAGGGGTATGAAGTTGTGATCATCGATGATCTCTCAAATACCCGGATGGAGGTTCTGGAAGGAATCAAAGCGATTTCAGGTGTTGGTCCTGAGTTCGTAAAACTAGACCTTAAAGAGAAGGAAAAGGTTCGAGCCTTTTTTAAGGAGCACAGCATTGATGGAGTGATTCATTTTGCTGCTTCAAAGGCTGTGGGCGAAAGTGTTGAGGAACCTTTAAAGTACTACGAGAATAATATCGCAACTTTGGTCTATCTTTTGCAGAGTATGGCTGAGAACAAGGTCTCTAATTTTATTTTTAGTTCATCCTGCACGGTTTATGGACAGGCTGATGAATTACCGATTACTGAAAATGCTCCTGTCAAAAAAGCGGAATCTCCTTATGGCAATACAAAGCAAATCGGAGAAGAAATTATTCAAGATACCACAAAAGTAATGGACCTGAAGGCGATTGCTTTACGTTATTTTAATCCAATTGGAGCTCATGAAAGTGCCCATATCGGAGAACTTCCGTTAGGAGTCCCTCAAAATTTGATTCCTTTTGTAACACAGACAGCAGCAGGAATACGTAAAGAACTCTCAGTTTTTGGAGATGACTACCCTACTCAGGATGGCACAGCCGTCAGAGATTATATCCATGTGGTGGATCTTGCCCAGGCACATATATGCGCGTTGCAAAGGTTACTGGAAGGAAAGAACCAAGCCAAAATGGAATTTTTTAATGTGGGAACCGGAAAAGGGAGTTCTGTTCTTGAAGTGATCAAAGCATTTGAAGAAGCCAACGGGACAAAGGTGAACTATAAAATAGCAGACAGGCGTGAAGGAGACATCACGGCAGCTTATGCCGATACAGAATTGGCCAACAAAGAGCTGGGCTGGCATGCCAAATTGGGATTAAAAGATGCCCTTTCTTCAGCATGGAAGTGGCAATTAAAACAATAA
- the rfbB gene encoding dTDP-glucose 4,6-dehydratase, producing the protein MTKIQKKILITGGAGFIGSHVVRLFVKKYPDYRIYNLDALTYAGNLENIKDVENEPNYKFVKGDIKDIEFINSLFEEIQFDAVIHLAAESHVDRSITNPNEFIETNVLGTANLLNAFRDSNKGNFEGKLFYHVSTDEVYGSLGKTGLFKETTPYDPQSPYASSKAASDHLVRAYGNTYGLPFVISNCSNNYGANQFPEKLIPLFINNVKLSKPLPVYGDGNYTRDWLYVVDHARAIDEIFHHGKKGETYNIGGFNEWTNLNLIKLLCKLMDERLNRPEGSSEKLITFVKDRAGHDRRYAIDAGKINSELGWKPSVTFEEGLALTLDWYLSNDEWLESVTSGSYQEYYKKMYS; encoded by the coding sequence ATGACTAAAATTCAAAAGAAAATATTGATTACCGGAGGGGCCGGTTTTATAGGTTCACATGTAGTAAGGTTATTTGTAAAAAAATACCCGGATTACAGGATTTATAATCTTGATGCTTTGACCTATGCTGGGAACCTTGAAAACATAAAGGATGTTGAAAACGAACCTAACTATAAGTTTGTCAAAGGCGATATCAAGGATATAGAATTTATCAATTCTTTATTTGAGGAAATACAGTTTGATGCTGTTATCCATCTGGCTGCCGAGAGTCATGTGGACAGATCCATTACCAATCCTAACGAATTTATAGAAACCAATGTGCTGGGAACTGCAAATCTGCTGAATGCATTCAGAGACAGCAATAAAGGAAATTTTGAAGGGAAATTGTTTTATCATGTTTCCACGGACGAGGTCTATGGGTCGCTAGGTAAAACAGGACTTTTTAAGGAGACCACACCTTATGATCCGCAATCTCCTTATGCCTCTTCAAAAGCTGCCTCGGATCACCTGGTTCGCGCCTATGGCAACACCTATGGATTGCCTTTTGTAATTAGTAATTGTTCCAATAATTACGGAGCCAACCAATTTCCTGAAAAACTGATTCCACTTTTCATTAATAACGTAAAACTCTCAAAGCCTCTTCCTGTTTACGGAGATGGTAATTATACACGTGACTGGCTGTATGTTGTGGATCATGCAAGAGCCATCGATGAAATTTTTCATCATGGAAAAAAGGGGGAAACCTATAATATAGGAGGCTTTAACGAATGGACGAATTTGAATTTGATCAAATTACTCTGCAAGCTGATGGATGAGAGATTGAACAGGCCTGAAGGAAGTTCAGAAAAACTGATCACTTTTGTTAAGGATCGTGCCGGCCATGATCGTCGCTATGCCATTGATGCAGGTAAAATTAACAGTGAATTAGGCTGGAAACCTTCGGTTACTTTTGAAGAAGGGCTGGCCTTGACCCTGGATTGGTATCTGTCCAATGATGAATGGCTCGAAAGTGTAACCTCTGGATCCTATCAGGAATATTATAAAAAGATGTACAGTTAG
- a CDS encoding TonB-dependent receptor, with product MIRIILFFIIFMISGAVFSQKKKKDRITTEEVNVVKPFSPTVSEAYKINTEPVIDSVDIGGKKEITYSINSVPVASTFTPAKGKAKSLKRVPKERFYNNFISVGYGSYNTPLIEVFAHSNSSKYNDFGGFLNYHSSGGGIDGIVLNDDFKRFDADLFYKQSERTFDWKVKGGLSYLSNNWYGLSDEISYSESTINSIDERQSYTDIFVSGNIEFVDALFHSGDVSISRFSDKYKSGENHVELNSVIDFPIGQELMYSEISLELLNGKFENDFFQLDNIDYTYFNLGFSPNFEVLRDNLTLNIGARLYYSITNNFEGSKFYIYPNVTASYNISEEALIAYAGVIGDLNQNSYRNFVSENPFVSPTLYIQRTNQQYNAYAGIKGLLNSKIRFNLKAAYINEENKALFRLNPSLTDGSNEVIAGYEAGNSFQVVYDDVNTIHFNGEIIFDLFQEFKFGGNIDFNSYSLKNEEHAWNLPLVKATLLAKYTRKKWRAGADLFFSTDRKDELSIIPDTNIRITNAAYFDINLNGVYTIDDKFDIFVNVNNILSDNYQVYTNFKVQGLQVLAGVKYKFDF from the coding sequence ATGATCAGAATTATCCTGTTTTTCATAATATTTATGATAAGTGGTGCCGTGTTTTCTCAAAAGAAGAAAAAGGACAGGATAACCACGGAAGAAGTCAATGTGGTAAAACCATTTTCTCCAACAGTTTCTGAAGCCTATAAAATAAATACGGAACCGGTCATTGACAGTGTTGATATCGGTGGTAAAAAAGAAATAACTTATTCGATCAATTCCGTTCCTGTAGCATCTACTTTTACGCCGGCCAAGGGAAAGGCCAAGTCACTTAAAAGGGTTCCTAAGGAACGTTTTTATAATAACTTTATCTCAGTGGGATACGGTAGTTACAACACCCCGCTCATAGAGGTTTTTGCCCATAGCAATTCCTCAAAATACAATGATTTTGGTGGGTTCCTGAACTATCATTCCTCGGGAGGGGGAATTGACGGAATCGTTTTAAACGATGATTTCAAAAGGTTTGATGCTGACCTTTTTTACAAGCAATCTGAACGGACTTTTGACTGGAAGGTAAAAGGTGGTTTATCTTATTTATCTAACAATTGGTACGGACTTTCTGATGAAATTTCATATTCAGAATCAACGATCAACTCAATAGACGAAAGGCAATCCTACACAGATATTTTTGTTAGTGGAAATATAGAGTTTGTCGATGCACTTTTTCATTCCGGAGATGTTTCAATAAGCAGATTTTCAGACAAATACAAGAGCGGTGAAAATCATGTTGAGTTGAATTCCGTAATCGATTTTCCGATTGGCCAGGAACTCATGTATTCCGAAATCAGCCTGGAACTGTTAAATGGAAAGTTTGAAAATGATTTTTTTCAACTTGACAATATAGATTATACGTATTTCAATCTTGGGTTCAGTCCGAATTTTGAGGTTTTGAGGGATAACCTTACACTTAATATTGGAGCACGTCTTTATTACAGTATTACCAACAATTTTGAAGGAAGTAAATTTTATATTTATCCTAACGTTACCGCTTCTTATAACATTAGCGAAGAGGCACTGATTGCTTACGCGGGGGTGATTGGGGATCTGAATCAAAACAGTTACAGGAATTTTGTATCTGAAAATCCTTTTGTGTCTCCGACCTTGTATATTCAAAGAACCAACCAACAGTATAATGCCTACGCAGGAATCAAAGGATTGTTAAATTCAAAAATTCGATTCAATCTCAAAGCAGCATATATAAACGAAGAGAATAAAGCGTTATTCAGGTTGAACCCCTCGCTCACTGACGGTTCAAACGAGGTTATAGCAGGTTATGAGGCAGGAAATTCCTTTCAGGTTGTCTATGACGATGTGAATACCATTCATTTTAACGGTGAAATCATATTTGATCTGTTTCAGGAATTTAAATTTGGTGGAAATATTGACTTTAATTCCTACAGCCTTAAAAATGAAGAACACGCCTGGAACCTTCCTTTGGTCAAAGCAACGCTTCTTGCCAAATACACGAGAAAAAAATGGAGGGCAGGAGCCGATTTATTCTTTTCCACAGATCGAAAGGATGAGCTCTCAATAATTCCTGACACAAATATCAGAATTACAAATGCGGCTTATTTCGACATCAATCTGAACGGCGTTTATACCATTGATGACAAATTTGACATATTTGTGAATGTCAACAACATTTTAAGCGATAACTATCAGGTTTATACCAACTTTAAAGTTCAGGGGCTACAGGTTCTTGCCGGAGTAAAATACAAGTTTGACTTCTAG